Within the Sphingobium herbicidovorans genome, the region ACGCACAGCACCGGAAGGGCGGACCAAGCCGAAGCGGTCCGGCCCGGAAGCGGAGTGCCCCGATGGTGCACGCGCTATTGTTGTCGGCGGCAAGAGTGGCCGCCTGGTCGAGGCGCTGATCCACTTCGCTGGCGAAGACCAGCCGCGCCTCGTCCGCTTCGATCGCTAAATCCCAGCCCCCCTTCTTTTCCGCGTCCTTAAGCGTTCCGGCCATGGTAGAGGACTGTGGCCCGGGCCACAGATTCGCATGTCTTTTTAAGGGGTTGCTTTGATGGCAGGATAGGGGTTAGGGTCGTAGTTGTAACACAGTGGCATCACGGACAAGGGACGAGGATGACAACTGCGAACGCATCTCAGGATGGCAAAGCGCACCTTACCATTCGGCTCGACCGGGCCACGCTCGACGCGTTTGATGCTCTGGCCGAGGGCAGGGGAGGGCGCAGTGCACTGCTGCGAGCCGTCCTGGCTCAGGTTCTTCGGCAGGCTGCCGATGCGCCCCTTATGCAGCCCCAAGCGGAGCGCAGCACCAATCGGGTCACCATCAGCCTGACTGATGCCGAGATGGCGGTGTTGGAAACGCGCGCGGCTGAACGCGGAACGGATCGGGCAGGGTGGGTCAAGGCTCTGACCCGCCGCCATCTTGGTCTGAAGGGCAGTGTCGACGCAGGTATCCGTGAGAGCCTCCGTTTAGTGCGCAAGCAGTTGCAGCGCATTGGCCGCAATCTCAATCAGGCCACGCGCGCCGGCAATGCGGTAGCGCTGGCTGACAATGGATTGCAGATCGAGGGTGAGTTGCGACGCATCATCGAGATGCGGCAGGAGGTCAATGATCAGATCGTCGCCTTGGGGGAAGCCCTGCGGAGTGACCTTAACTATTGGAAGGTGGCTGACTGATGTCATTCGGCGAGCGCGAGGACGAACTGTGGGGTGTGCTGAAGCCGACTTTCAAGCCGCGCGTGTTTGGCGACCCCAATCTTAAATATGCCGAGCGCCTGCTGAAACAAAAGAGGGTCGGAAAGGATGGGGGACCTTTGGTTGGCCCACGAGCAGATGCCCGTGCGGTGCTGGCCCGCGTAGTCCGCAAGGCGCCTGAGGTGCTGGTTAAGGTGACGGGGCGCAAAAAGGGAGCGGACCATCTTGGCGCTCACCTTGCCTATATCGGCCGTAAGTGTGAGATCGCGCTTGAGACCCGCGATGGCGAACTGCTCACCAACAAAGCGGATGTCCAGCAGCTCGCTGAGGAGTGGTCTGATCCCTTATACTGGCGGCCGCGCGCGACGGTGTCTGCGGTCTCGATGGTCTTTTCGATGCCGGAGGGCACCGATCCTGAGACGGTAAAACAGTCGGTGCGCGAAACGGCAGAACGGATGCTGGGCGACAATCATGATTATCTGCTGGCACTCCACACAGACACGCCGCGCCCGCATGTGCATATGACAGTTGAGGCCGAGGGGATGGACGGCACACGGTTCGATCCACGGCGGGCGGATCTTTTCAAATTTCGCGAGGCGTTTGCCGAAGGCCTGCGCAGTCGCGGCGTCGAATGTGAAGCGACCCCCCGTTGGTCGCGCGGGCAGGCGCGGGCTGGCACCAGCATGGCGCTCGCACAGATGCGCGAGAAGATCCGGCGTGGCGTGTCTCGGCAGCCGACAGAAGCCGACCTACGTCAGGCCCGCGAAGCACTGGCGATTGCCACCGGAAAGGCGCAGGCGCCGGCGTTTGTTGCTCAGGCGAAGCGGCGTTGGACCAGCATCAGAGAGCAATATGAAGGGGCCGCTGCCCGTTTGGATGATTCGGAAGATCGCCGTGACAAGGATCTTGCGCGGGAGCTTCGATCGTTCCTGAAAGATCGACCATCCATTGAAAGCGTGCCGGATCGCGTGTTGAAGGATGCGGTCGATCGAGTGCGGATCGCGAGAGAGCAACAAAGCAAAAGGCAGGAAGGTCCGAAGTCGCCAGAGCGCAAGCCTCCTGACAAGATGCGATAGAGCAGCCCAGGTGACAATGTGCTTCGTCGGGTGCGTGAGAGATGTGAAGACGGATTATGCGACCTTGACGAGGAAGCCATATTCTGCACCTGAAGCAGGAACTCTCTTCCGATACCAACCGTGCCCCGGCGCTGCGTTCGGCGCGACACATGGCCTGGAGGTCCCGTTTGTCAACGACACCCTCGAATATCAGACCTTCCTTATCCAAGACTCGCCGCAGGCCCGACCGCTTGCGAAGCTGATGAGTTCCGCGTGGGTCGCCTTCGCAAAAACCGGGAACCCGAACACAGTTGGCCTGCCCGGATGGCCAGCCTATAGCCCGGACGCGCCGAAGGCGATGGCCTTCGACAACAAGAGCCACGTAATCAACGACCCGCTGGGTGAACCTCTACGCAAGCTGTGGCGCGAGGTGGCGTTATCTGCTGATGGATGAAAGACGAACTGGGCCGGAAGGTGATTGACCAGTGGCTGTCAAGCGACTGGCTATCTTTTCCGGCTGCTTGGCGCGCGCAGCCCACAATCCACGACCGCGCTAACGCCAATCCACAGGGACTTGTGAGATTGAAGAGGTCGTCAGCCGGGCGTGAACGCATCGTGGACGTTTCGACCTCGGTCCACTCGATGCGGATGCACGCGATTGTAGTGGTCGAGCCATTCGGGCCGCTGCTCAATAACGGTCCGGGTATCCGGTCGGGGGCTGACGCGAGCGAAGTCTCTTTCAAGCGTGCGGACGAACGCCTCGGCCATACCGTTGCTTTGGGCTTTCGCCGGGGGTGGTGCGCGGGATCAGGCCGATGTCGCGGGCGAAGCGTCGGGTATCGCGCGCGGTGTAGCAGCTGCCCTTGTCGGTGAGCCATTCGATGGCATGCGGCAGCTTGTTCACCTGCCCGAAGCGGTGCTCGACGGTGGCGACCATCAGGTCGCGCACGTCCTGGGCGGTGATGCCGGTGGTCGCGACATAGCCCATCGCCTCTCGACCGCAACAGTCGAGCGCGAACGCGACCCGCACCTTTTCGCCATTCTCGCAGCCGATTCCGAGCCCGTCCGAGCACCAACATTTGTTGCGGGTTGTCACCGCGATGCGACCGTCGTGACGGCGCTCTTCGCTTCGGCCTCTGTGGCGCTGGAGAATGAGGCCCTGCAGCTTCATGACGCGGTATACGCGCTTTGGATTGGGCGCTGCGCGCCCGGTCTGTTCAGCTTGGCGGCGAAGCAGTGCATGGACGCGCCGGTAGCCGTAGGTGGGCAGGTCGGCGATCGCCAAGCGGATGTC harbors:
- a CDS encoding relaxase/mobilization nuclease domain-containing protein, whose translation is MSFGEREDELWGVLKPTFKPRVFGDPNLKYAERLLKQKRVGKDGGPLVGPRADARAVLARVVRKAPEVLVKVTGRKKGADHLGAHLAYIGRKCEIALETRDGELLTNKADVQQLAEEWSDPLYWRPRATVSAVSMVFSMPEGTDPETVKQSVRETAERMLGDNHDYLLALHTDTPRPHVHMTVEAEGMDGTRFDPRRADLFKFREAFAEGLRSRGVECEATPRWSRGQARAGTSMALAQMREKIRRGVSRQPTEADLRQAREALAIATGKAQAPAFVAQAKRRWTSIREQYEGAAARLDDSEDRRDKDLARELRSFLKDRPSIESVPDRVLKDAVDRVRIAREQQSKRQEGPKSPERKPPDKMR
- a CDS encoding carboxylesterase family protein, which translates into the protein MCFVGCVRDVKTDYATLTRKPYSAPEAGTLFRYQPCPGAAFGATHGLEVPFVNDTLEYQTFLIQDSPQARPLAKLMSSAWVAFAKTGNPNTVGLPGWPAYSPDAPKAMAFDNKSHVINDPLGEPLRKLWREVALSADG
- a CDS encoding DDE-type integrase/transposase/recombinase, which produces MDLMDGTKNCGAICQLSAVADTLDLSRPYMSEMRHRPEPRRRGRPPLPDAGLVADIRLAIADLPTYGYRRVHALLRRQAEQTGRAAPNPKRVYRVMKLQGLILQRHRGRSEERRHDGRIAVTTRNKCWCSDGLGIGCENGEKVRVAFALDCCGREAMGYVATTGITAQDVRDLMVATVEHRFGQVNKLPHAIEWLTDKGSCYTARDTRRFARDIGLIPRTTPGESPKQRYGRGVRPHA